A window of Mangifera indica cultivar Alphonso chromosome 13, CATAS_Mindica_2.1, whole genome shotgun sequence contains these coding sequences:
- the LOC123194690 gene encoding uncharacterized protein LOC123194690 isoform X1: MRCCTSQVYVPLICLSDVALLEKPNQVQLTMWLESSASSSVEASVSFVSSRANAWQNCSECGGISKDGSELLSACNMCVKSGPNLLSKRRKVHRNSVIVFPGQQDTGEVVKGPLETWIEHQSSVLIPPVITKACVSDSGGVDHSQRLRDDPCLEVKCSLNSGVDSKYQIVGSNKELCSDNIPSTKPEMEVVDEDLSIREMCFSFLKSYLSNSAGEVCLVRRSACAEDLRTCIERSVESCKLCGNSDDTQNMLLCDNCDEAFHASCCNPKIKILPIDNWFCFRCSKFNDATSQENSLKSPGIGDWRNGISRFEKSPIALMLKYPEPYKSRVRIGQAFQADVPDWPNPISSDADSIGEPLQLESTKIVPSVVRTKFPKFSNWLQCQEILYNDTRECTEGTVCGKWRRSLSFRAPFSAIQTDNWDCSCAVLWDPTYSDCAAPQECDTDEVLRHLAFVEQLRADIAARRKKN, encoded by the exons ATGCGCTGCTGTACTTCTCAAGTGTATGTCCCACTTATATGCTTATCTGACGTGGCGCTATTAGAGAAGCCGAATCAAG TGCAGTTGACCATGTGGTTAGAGAGTTCTGCTTCAAGTTCAGTTGAAGCATCCGTTTCGTTTGTTTCGAGTCGTGCTAACGCTTGGCAGAATTGTTCAGAATGTGGTGGAATTTCTAAGGATGGATCGGAATTATTGAGTGCCTGCAATATGTGTGTGAAATCCGGACCAAATCTTTTGTCCAAGCGAAGGAAGGTTCACAGAAATTCTGTTATTGTATTTCCGGGTCAGCAAGACACAGGAGAAGTGGTGAAGGGTCCTTTAGAAACTTGGATTGAGCATCAAAGTAGTGTTCTTATTCCTCCTGTTATCACAAAGGCGTGCGTTTCGGATTCTGGTGGTGTTGATCATTCACAAAGGCTTCGTGATGATCCTTGTTTAGAAGTTAAATGCTCATTGAATTCTGGTGTTGATTCTAAATATCAAATCGTAGGTTCTAATAAAGAGCTTTGTTCTGATAATATTCCTTCAACGAAGCCAGAGATGGAGGTGGTAGATGAGGACCTTTCGATAAGAGAgatgtgtttttcttttctcaaaagTTATCTTTCAAATTCAGCTGGAGAAGTTTGTTTGGTAAGACGTAGTGCTTGTGCAGAAGATTTGAGAACTTGTATAGAAAGGAGTGTTGAGTCTTGTAAGCTGTGTGGCAATTCAGATGATACGCAAAATATGTTACTTTGTGATAATTGTGATGAGGCATTTCATGCATCTTGCTGCAATCCCAAAATAAAGATACTGCCAATTGATAATTGGTTTTGCTTTCGTTGTTCAAAATTTAATGATGCAACTTCACAGGAGAATTCACTGAAATCCCCAGGCATTGGTGATTGGAGAAATGGAATATCTAGATTTGAAAAGAGCCCAATAGCtttaatgttgaaataccctgaGCCATATAAGTCTCGTGTTAGAATTGGCCAAGCTTTTCAAGCAGACGTTCCTGACTGGCCTAATCCAATTTCCAG TGATGCTGACAGCATTGGTGAGCCATTGCAACTGGAGTCAACCAAGATTGTTCCTTCAGTTGTGAGGACAAAGTTTCCCAAGTTCAGTAATTGGCTTCAATGTCAAGAAATTCTGTATAATGATACAAGAGAATGTACAGAAGGAACCGTATGTGGGAAATGGCGCAG GTCTTTGAGTTTCAGGGCACCATTTTCTGCAATTCAAACTGATAACTGGGATTGTTCTTGCGCTGTACTTTGGGACCCAACCTACTCTGACTGTGCTGCCCCTCAG GAGTGTGATACAGATGAAGTTTTACGTCATTTAGCATTTGTAGAACAG CTGAGAGCTGACATTGCAGCtaggaggaaaaaaaattga
- the LOC123194690 gene encoding uncharacterized protein LOC123194690 isoform X2 — MRCCTSQVYVPLICLSDVALLEKPNQVQLTMWLESSASSSVEASVSFVSSRANAWQNCSECGGISKDGSELLSACNMCVKSGPNLLSKRRKVHRNSVIVFPGQQDTGEVVKGPLETWIEHQSSVLIPPVITKACVSDSGGVDHSQRLRDDPCLEVKCSLNSGVDSKYQIVGSNKELCSDNIPSTKPEMEVVDEDLSIREMCFSFLKSYLSNSAGEVCLVRRSACAEDLRTCIERSVESCKLCGNSDDTQNMLLCDNCDEAFHASCCNPKIKILPIDNWFCFRCSKFNDATSQENSLKSPGIGDWRNGISRFEKSPIALMLKYPEPYKSRVRIGQAFQADVPDWPNPISSDADSIGEPLQLESTKIVPSVVRTKFPKFSNWLQCQEILYNDTRECTEGTVCGKWRRAPFSAIQTDNWDCSCAVLWDPTYSDCAAPQECDTDEVLRHLAFVEQLRADIAARRKKN, encoded by the exons ATGCGCTGCTGTACTTCTCAAGTGTATGTCCCACTTATATGCTTATCTGACGTGGCGCTATTAGAGAAGCCGAATCAAG TGCAGTTGACCATGTGGTTAGAGAGTTCTGCTTCAAGTTCAGTTGAAGCATCCGTTTCGTTTGTTTCGAGTCGTGCTAACGCTTGGCAGAATTGTTCAGAATGTGGTGGAATTTCTAAGGATGGATCGGAATTATTGAGTGCCTGCAATATGTGTGTGAAATCCGGACCAAATCTTTTGTCCAAGCGAAGGAAGGTTCACAGAAATTCTGTTATTGTATTTCCGGGTCAGCAAGACACAGGAGAAGTGGTGAAGGGTCCTTTAGAAACTTGGATTGAGCATCAAAGTAGTGTTCTTATTCCTCCTGTTATCACAAAGGCGTGCGTTTCGGATTCTGGTGGTGTTGATCATTCACAAAGGCTTCGTGATGATCCTTGTTTAGAAGTTAAATGCTCATTGAATTCTGGTGTTGATTCTAAATATCAAATCGTAGGTTCTAATAAAGAGCTTTGTTCTGATAATATTCCTTCAACGAAGCCAGAGATGGAGGTGGTAGATGAGGACCTTTCGATAAGAGAgatgtgtttttcttttctcaaaagTTATCTTTCAAATTCAGCTGGAGAAGTTTGTTTGGTAAGACGTAGTGCTTGTGCAGAAGATTTGAGAACTTGTATAGAAAGGAGTGTTGAGTCTTGTAAGCTGTGTGGCAATTCAGATGATACGCAAAATATGTTACTTTGTGATAATTGTGATGAGGCATTTCATGCATCTTGCTGCAATCCCAAAATAAAGATACTGCCAATTGATAATTGGTTTTGCTTTCGTTGTTCAAAATTTAATGATGCAACTTCACAGGAGAATTCACTGAAATCCCCAGGCATTGGTGATTGGAGAAATGGAATATCTAGATTTGAAAAGAGCCCAATAGCtttaatgttgaaataccctgaGCCATATAAGTCTCGTGTTAGAATTGGCCAAGCTTTTCAAGCAGACGTTCCTGACTGGCCTAATCCAATTTCCAG TGATGCTGACAGCATTGGTGAGCCATTGCAACTGGAGTCAACCAAGATTGTTCCTTCAGTTGTGAGGACAAAGTTTCCCAAGTTCAGTAATTGGCTTCAATGTCAAGAAATTCTGTATAATGATACAAGAGAATGTACAGAAGGAACCGTATGTGGGAAATGGCGCAG GGCACCATTTTCTGCAATTCAAACTGATAACTGGGATTGTTCTTGCGCTGTACTTTGGGACCCAACCTACTCTGACTGTGCTGCCCCTCAG GAGTGTGATACAGATGAAGTTTTACGTCATTTAGCATTTGTAGAACAG CTGAGAGCTGACATTGCAGCtaggaggaaaaaaaattga
- the LOC123194690 gene encoding uncharacterized protein LOC123194690 isoform X3, with translation MWLESSASSSVEASVSFVSSRANAWQNCSECGGISKDGSELLSACNMCVKSGPNLLSKRRKVHRNSVIVFPGQQDTGEVVKGPLETWIEHQSSVLIPPVITKACVSDSGGVDHSQRLRDDPCLEVKCSLNSGVDSKYQIVGSNKELCSDNIPSTKPEMEVVDEDLSIREMCFSFLKSYLSNSAGEVCLVRRSACAEDLRTCIERSVESCKLCGNSDDTQNMLLCDNCDEAFHASCCNPKIKILPIDNWFCFRCSKFNDATSQENSLKSPGIGDWRNGISRFEKSPIALMLKYPEPYKSRVRIGQAFQADVPDWPNPISSDADSIGEPLQLESTKIVPSVVRTKFPKFSNWLQCQEILYNDTRECTEGTVCGKWRRSLSFRAPFSAIQTDNWDCSCAVLWDPTYSDCAAPQECDTDEVLRHLAFVEQLRADIAARRKKN, from the exons ATGTGGTTAGAGAGTTCTGCTTCAAGTTCAGTTGAAGCATCCGTTTCGTTTGTTTCGAGTCGTGCTAACGCTTGGCAGAATTGTTCAGAATGTGGTGGAATTTCTAAGGATGGATCGGAATTATTGAGTGCCTGCAATATGTGTGTGAAATCCGGACCAAATCTTTTGTCCAAGCGAAGGAAGGTTCACAGAAATTCTGTTATTGTATTTCCGGGTCAGCAAGACACAGGAGAAGTGGTGAAGGGTCCTTTAGAAACTTGGATTGAGCATCAAAGTAGTGTTCTTATTCCTCCTGTTATCACAAAGGCGTGCGTTTCGGATTCTGGTGGTGTTGATCATTCACAAAGGCTTCGTGATGATCCTTGTTTAGAAGTTAAATGCTCATTGAATTCTGGTGTTGATTCTAAATATCAAATCGTAGGTTCTAATAAAGAGCTTTGTTCTGATAATATTCCTTCAACGAAGCCAGAGATGGAGGTGGTAGATGAGGACCTTTCGATAAGAGAgatgtgtttttcttttctcaaaagTTATCTTTCAAATTCAGCTGGAGAAGTTTGTTTGGTAAGACGTAGTGCTTGTGCAGAAGATTTGAGAACTTGTATAGAAAGGAGTGTTGAGTCTTGTAAGCTGTGTGGCAATTCAGATGATACGCAAAATATGTTACTTTGTGATAATTGTGATGAGGCATTTCATGCATCTTGCTGCAATCCCAAAATAAAGATACTGCCAATTGATAATTGGTTTTGCTTTCGTTGTTCAAAATTTAATGATGCAACTTCACAGGAGAATTCACTGAAATCCCCAGGCATTGGTGATTGGAGAAATGGAATATCTAGATTTGAAAAGAGCCCAATAGCtttaatgttgaaataccctgaGCCATATAAGTCTCGTGTTAGAATTGGCCAAGCTTTTCAAGCAGACGTTCCTGACTGGCCTAATCCAATTTCCAG TGATGCTGACAGCATTGGTGAGCCATTGCAACTGGAGTCAACCAAGATTGTTCCTTCAGTTGTGAGGACAAAGTTTCCCAAGTTCAGTAATTGGCTTCAATGTCAAGAAATTCTGTATAATGATACAAGAGAATGTACAGAAGGAACCGTATGTGGGAAATGGCGCAG GTCTTTGAGTTTCAGGGCACCATTTTCTGCAATTCAAACTGATAACTGGGATTGTTCTTGCGCTGTACTTTGGGACCCAACCTACTCTGACTGTGCTGCCCCTCAG GAGTGTGATACAGATGAAGTTTTACGTCATTTAGCATTTGTAGAACAG CTGAGAGCTGACATTGCAGCtaggaggaaaaaaaattga
- the LOC123194689 gene encoding cryptochrome DASH, chloroplastic/mitochondrial, with protein sequence MTTMASLRNSLSSLSLKELTSPSKHRPIQFLFCSQIMTSTSRNADPDQFSLHKMVHQVPGPVSNETNRFVDETFGKYSSKNAKRNGKGIAIVWFRNDLRVLDNEALNKAWVTSEMVLPVYCVDPRLFKTTYNFGFPKTGALRAQFLMECLADLKKNLLNRGLNLLIQHGKSEEIIPSLAESFGAHTVYAQKETCSEELDVERLVRKGLQQVVLSVKSKDGSRIYPELQLIWGITLYHLDDIPFTPSTIPDVYTQFRKSIEAKCTVRGCTRIPTFLGPPPSVGDWGCVPSIKQLGLQPQKVTRGMKFIGGESAAVGRVHEYFWKKDLLRVYKETRNGMLGPDYSTKFSPWLASGSLSPRYIYEEIKRYERERHANDSTYWVLFELIWRDYFRFISVKYGNSLFHIGGPRKLEYKWSQDQKLFESWRDGCTGYPLIDANMKELSATGFMSNRGRQIVCSFLVRDMGIDWRMGAEWFETMLLDYDPSSNYGNWTYGAGVGNDPREDRYFSIPKQAQTYDPEGEYVAYWLPELQALPKEKRNFPGKSYIDQVVPLKHRKMNSQTSQNTPLTGRRNHFRVNRQ encoded by the exons ATGACGACCATGGCAAGCCTACGTAATTCACTCTCCTCTCTCTCCCTGAAAGAACTTACAAGCCCTTCAAAACACAGGCCAATACAATTCTTATTTTGCTCCCAAATCATGACTTCCACTTCAAGAAATGCGGACCCAGATCAGTTTAGTCTGCACAAAATGGTTCACCAGGTTCCTGGGCCGGTCTCCAATGAAACGAACCGCTTTGTCGATGAAACCTTTGGAAAGTACTCTTCAAAGAATGCGAAAAGGAATGGTAAAGGGATTGCCATCGTTTGGTTTAGAAATGATTTGAGAGTTTTGGACAATGAAGCTTTGAACAAGGCTTGGGTTACTTCAGAAATGGTGTTGCCTGTTTACTGTGTTGATCCTCGTCTTTTCAAGACTACCTACAATTTTGGTTTCCCAAAAACAGGAG CATTGAGGGCCCAATTTTTGATGGAATGCTTGGCTGACTTGAAAAAGAATTTGTTGAATCGTGGACTGAATTTGCTCATTCAACATGGGAAATCCGAGGAAATCATCCCTTCTCTAGCTGAATCTTTTGGAGCTCACACA GTATATGCACAGAAGGAAACATGCAGCGAGGAGCTAGATGTAGAAAGATTGGTCCGAAAAGGTTTGCAACAAGTGGTGTTATCGGTTAAGTCTAAAGATGGTTCCAGGATCTACCCTGAACTACAATTGATTTGGGGTATTACATTGTACCATCTAGATGACATTCCATTCACTCCCAGCACTATTCCAGATGTGTACACTCAGTTTCGGAAG TCTATTGAAGCTAAGTGTACAGTTCGAGGCTGCACCAGAATTCCAACATTTCTAGGACCACCCCCCAGCGTTGGTGACTGGGGGTGTGTTCCTTCAATTAAGCAGCTTGGACTTCAACCACAGAAG GTTACCAGAGGAATGAAGTTCATTGGGGGTGAAAGTGCTGCAGTTGGCAGAGTACATGAGTATTTCTGGAAGAAG GATCTCCTAAGGGTATATAAAGAGACCAGAAATGGGATGTTAGGACCTGATTACTCTACGAAATTTTCTCCATGGCTTGCTTCGGGAAGCCTTTCTCCTCGTTACATTTATGAAGAG ATAAAGAGATATGAAAGGGAAAGGCATGCCAATGATTCCACTTACTG GGTTTTGTTTGAACTGATATGGAGGGACTACTTCAGGTTTATCTCAGTCAAATATGGAAATTCTCTTTTTCATATAG GTGGCCCCAGAAAATTGGAGTATAAATGGAGTCAAGACCAGAAGTTATTTGAATCCTGGAGAGATGGCTGTACAGG GTACCCTCTCATCGACGCCAATATGAAGGAACTATCAGCTACTGGGTTCATGTCAAACAGAGGACGACAG ATAGTGTGTTCCTTTCTTGTGCGGGACATGGGCATCGACTGGCGTATGGGAGCTGAGTGGTTTGAGACAATGCTATTGGATTATGACCCATCTTCCAATTATGGAAATTGGACGTACGGAGCAG GCGTCGGGAATGACCCAAGAGAAGACCGTTATTTCAGCATCCCCAAGCAA GCACAAACATATGACCCGGAGGGTGAGTATGTAGCATACTGGTTGCCAGAGCTACAAGCACTTCCAAAAGAGAAGAGGAACTTCCCTGGAAAATCATATATTGATCAGGTTGTTCCTCTCAAACATAGGAAAATGAATAGCCAAACAAGTCAAAACACACCCTTAACTGGGAGAAGAAACCATTTTAGGGTAAACCGGCAATAA